In Streptomyces sp. RFCAC02, the following proteins share a genomic window:
- a CDS encoding LCP family protein, which produces MPDGGISSDDERTDGTDSGPDTGAETRVKRSAGGRGGHRGTRGARRSRKKPKSLRRRIVLWVSGSLAFLLVAGAGAAWFYIDYLNGRIEKAPLDLGNSDIAPPEPDEHGNTPLNILLIGSDSRDGEENQRLGGRADLAGDPVRADVQILLHVAADRSNATLISIPRDTQVPIPECTDPETDEVYPAQESASINTAMYYGGPGCVVATWKELTGAWIDHFIMVEFEGVVDMADAIGGVPVCVDANMQDPKTGLRLEEGDNILEGDDALQWLRTRYAFEDGSDVGRTKAQQMYLSNMVEELQGSASLTDPGQLMDLAEAAVDALTVDDSLGSVQALYSLGSDLRNIPNDRINMVTLETLPDPNNPEVTVVPDPEPMDALFAQVRADEAIDGEDDSSAGGEDSGEGDGSGEEETEEAPDPADIAVAVQNGTGADGLLPVEGRATDITEALHDLGFTAASTDTTAASLSETAVYYADVADQPAAESIADALGLPRSAVRNSSEHTGVVLVVGADWREGTAFPESSDEPADGSTAEDDSPAVESEDIISGDSEKCMHVNPLYTW; this is translated from the coding sequence GTGCCGGACGGCGGCATATCCAGCGACGACGAGCGCACGGACGGCACGGACAGCGGACCCGACACCGGGGCGGAGACCAGGGTGAAACGTTCCGCCGGCGGCCGGGGCGGTCACCGGGGCACCCGGGGCGCCCGGCGCAGCCGCAAGAAGCCGAAGTCGCTGCGGCGCCGCATCGTCCTGTGGGTGTCGGGATCGCTCGCCTTCCTCCTCGTCGCGGGTGCCGGGGCGGCGTGGTTCTACATCGACTATCTGAACGGCCGCATCGAGAAGGCCCCGCTCGACCTCGGCAACAGCGACATCGCCCCGCCCGAGCCGGACGAGCACGGCAACACCCCCCTCAACATCCTGCTCATCGGCTCCGACTCCCGCGACGGCGAGGAGAACCAGCGGCTCGGCGGACGCGCCGACCTCGCCGGCGACCCGGTGCGCGCGGACGTGCAGATCCTGCTGCACGTCGCTGCCGACCGCAGCAACGCGACGCTCATCAGCATCCCGCGCGACACACAGGTCCCCATCCCCGAGTGCACCGACCCGGAGACGGACGAGGTCTACCCGGCCCAGGAGTCGGCGTCCATCAACACCGCGATGTACTACGGCGGTCCCGGCTGCGTGGTCGCCACGTGGAAGGAACTGACCGGCGCGTGGATCGACCACTTCATCATGGTCGAGTTCGAAGGCGTCGTGGACATGGCCGACGCGATCGGCGGCGTCCCGGTGTGCGTGGACGCGAACATGCAGGACCCGAAGACCGGTCTCCGCCTGGAGGAGGGCGACAACATCCTGGAGGGCGATGACGCGCTCCAGTGGCTCCGCACCCGGTACGCCTTCGAGGACGGCAGCGACGTGGGCCGTACCAAAGCGCAGCAGATGTACCTCAGCAACATGGTCGAGGAGTTGCAGGGCAGCGCGTCACTGACCGACCCGGGACAGCTCATGGACCTGGCGGAGGCAGCGGTGGACGCGCTCACCGTGGACGACAGCCTCGGCTCGGTGCAGGCGCTCTACAGCCTGGGGAGTGACCTGCGGAACATCCCGAACGACCGCATCAACATGGTCACCCTTGAGACGCTGCCCGATCCGAACAATCCCGAGGTCACGGTCGTACCCGACCCCGAGCCGATGGACGCGCTCTTCGCCCAGGTCCGCGCCGACGAGGCGATCGACGGCGAGGACGACTCCTCCGCCGGGGGCGAGGACAGCGGCGAAGGCGACGGGAGCGGCGAGGAGGAGACCGAGGAGGCTCCCGATCCGGCCGATATCGCCGTCGCCGTCCAGAACGGCACCGGTGCCGACGGCCTGCTGCCCGTCGAGGGCCGCGCCACCGACATCACCGAGGCGCTGCACGACCTCGGTTTCACCGCCGCCTCCACCGACACGACGGCCGCGTCCCTGTCCGAGACCGCCGTCTACTACGCCGACGTCGCCGACCAGCCGGCCGCCGAGTCCATCGCCGACGCCCTCGGCCTGCCCAGGTCCGCGGTCCGCAACTCGTCCGAACACACGGGCGTCGTCCTCGTCGTCGGCGCCGACTGGCGCGAGGGGACGGCCTTCCCGGAATCGTCGGACGAGCCCGCGGACGGCAGCACGGCCGAGGACGACAGCCCGGCCGTCGAATCGGAGGACATCATCTCCGGTGACTCGGAGAAGTGCATGCACGTCAATCCCCTGTACACCTGGTGA
- a CDS encoding damage-control phosphatase ARMT1 family protein, with protein sequence MPPTPPEIRIDEPGTFAHGVFHERHPRLIAQVLDGTPYGPAERDALRRLLAESTSATAVVEPPGDDAPDHARWTAWGQGMWGRRWAELPFLWAESWFYRRLLGAAGWFTDGGPWTGIDPFGPAKADGLGDAAVDGELAALDRLAGRAEAERRAALVTSALWGNRADLGFGLTAGDSTAGGLLADETAALWDVLDRAPGGTVCLVADNAGRELLPDLVLADHLLTTGVAGRVALYVKPHPYYVSDAVTADVLAAVARLRAAPGGAAADTGHRLRDALTAGTLELRAHPFLCAPLPFHDAPADLRAQWADATLTVLKGDLNYRRLVGDRLWPPVTPFATAAGWFPSPVAALRTLKSDVITGLDERVVADLDAGGGGWRTSGRYAVVQVLAR encoded by the coding sequence GTGCCGCCCACGCCGCCCGAGATCCGCATCGACGAGCCGGGGACCTTCGCCCACGGCGTCTTCCACGAACGGCACCCGCGGCTCATCGCCCAGGTCCTGGACGGCACACCGTACGGCCCGGCCGAACGCGACGCGCTGCGCCGCCTGCTCGCCGAGAGCACGAGCGCCACCGCCGTCGTCGAACCGCCGGGCGACGACGCGCCCGACCACGCCCGGTGGACCGCGTGGGGGCAGGGCATGTGGGGACGCCGGTGGGCCGAGCTGCCGTTCCTGTGGGCCGAGAGCTGGTTCTACCGCCGGCTGCTCGGCGCCGCCGGCTGGTTCACGGACGGCGGACCGTGGACGGGGATCGACCCGTTCGGCCCGGCGAAGGCCGACGGCCTCGGCGACGCCGCGGTGGACGGCGAACTCGCCGCCCTCGACCGCCTGGCCGGCCGCGCCGAGGCCGAGCGCCGCGCCGCCCTCGTCACCTCCGCCCTCTGGGGCAACCGCGCGGACCTCGGCTTCGGCCTGACCGCCGGCGACAGCACGGCGGGCGGCCTCCTCGCCGACGAGACCGCGGCCCTGTGGGACGTCCTGGACCGTGCGCCCGGCGGTACGGTCTGCCTCGTCGCCGACAACGCCGGGCGCGAACTCCTCCCCGACCTGGTCCTCGCCGACCACCTCCTCACCACCGGCGTGGCCGGGCGCGTCGCCCTGTACGTCAAACCGCACCCCTACTACGTGTCCGACGCCGTGACGGCCGACGTCCTGGCCGCCGTCGCGCGGTTGCGGGCCGCCCCGGGCGGGGCGGCGGCGGACACCGGGCACCGCCTGCGGGACGCGCTGACGGCGGGCACGCTGGAGCTGCGGGCGCACCCGTTCCTGTGCGCGCCCCTGCCGTTCCACGACGCGCCCGCCGATCTGCGTGCCCAGTGGGCGGACGCGACGCTGACCGTCCTGAAGGGCGACCTCAACTACCGCCGTCTGGTGGGCGACCGGCTGTGGCCGCCGGTGACGCCCTTCGCCACCGCCGCCGGCTGGTTCCCCTCACCCGTCGCGGCGCTGCGGACCCTGAAGTCGGACGTGATCACGGGCCTTGACGAGAGGGTCGTCGCGGATCTCGACGCCGGGGGCGGCGGCTGGCGGACGAGCGGACGGTACGCCGTCGTGCAGGTGCTCGCGCGCTGA
- a CDS encoding translation initiation factor 2: MTGDGRRATGDGRRATGDGRRATGDGRRATGRSVLFAARSATALHRLLDVLPVFADDPRVHRLFTLVPGSDFQADAFSAIDLAGARTVPWDEACRRSFDLVIAASPKGRLDLLRGARVLLPHGAGHSKVVPGEGSGGPFPSAFDPVNLLADGPDPVFALHALAHPDDVGRLAAASPRDAERATVVGDPTLERLLASRDRRERFRAALGTGGRTLIAVTSTWGGESLFARRPRLPAELTARLPYDRFQVAFVLHPNEFSRLGAHDLAETYDRARRAGLVMTRPYEEWASVLVAADAVVTDHGSTALYAAALGRPVVAAYDGGRELTPGTPMARLLAAAPRLGGPDDALGPDAVTAAVAAHRPEAVRAAARAAFAEQGRALERLRAEVYALLGLPPQREQPTARLLPDPARPVEPAVFTVRARVEGATVRLERLPAPPAGEPDRDDAFPHRHLAAEYGAAGTREIQTAGVVHRRAAAGPGEAGAVAWTADGWTSAVLRELPGRRTAAVLFPGEGLCLVRTGGPDGPLLAVRAEPAYADGRVHRADPAAVVSAVHAWRTTDARGAADRADLVCAIGDRSYTVHVSPAARDAAARPV; encoded by the coding sequence TTGACGGGCGACGGGCGACGGGCGACGGGCGACGGGCGACGGGCGACGGGCGACGGGCGACGGGCGACGGGCGACGGGCGACGGGCGACGGGCCGGTCCGTCCTGTTCGCCGCACGCTCGGCCACCGCGCTGCACCGCCTCCTCGACGTGCTCCCCGTCTTCGCCGACGATCCGCGCGTGCACCGGCTGTTCACCCTGGTCCCCGGCTCCGACTTCCAGGCCGACGCCTTCTCCGCGATCGACCTCGCCGGTGCCCGCACGGTGCCGTGGGACGAGGCGTGCCGGCGGTCGTTCGACCTGGTGATCGCCGCCAGCCCCAAGGGGCGGCTCGACCTCCTGCGCGGCGCACGCGTCCTGCTGCCCCACGGCGCGGGGCACAGCAAGGTGGTCCCCGGCGAGGGGTCGGGCGGCCCGTTCCCCTCGGCCTTCGATCCGGTCAACCTGCTCGCGGACGGCCCCGACCCGGTCTTCGCGCTGCACGCGCTCGCCCACCCCGACGACGTCGGCCGGCTCGCCGCCGCCAGCCCGCGCGACGCCGAACGCGCCACCGTCGTCGGCGACCCGACGCTGGAGCGGCTCCTCGCCTCCCGCGACCGCCGCGAACGGTTCCGGGCCGCGCTCGGCACGGGCGGCCGCACGCTGATCGCCGTCACCTCCACCTGGGGCGGCGAGTCGCTGTTCGCGCGGCGCCCGCGCCTGCCGGCCGAGCTGACGGCGCGGCTGCCGTACGACCGGTTCCAGGTCGCGTTCGTCCTGCACCCGAACGAGTTCAGCCGCCTGGGCGCGCACGACCTGGCGGAGACGTACGACCGCGCGCGCCGTGCCGGGCTGGTCATGACCCGCCCCTACGAGGAGTGGGCCTCGGTGCTGGTCGCGGCGGACGCGGTCGTCACGGACCACGGTTCGACGGCCCTGTACGCCGCCGCGCTCGGCCGCCCCGTCGTCGCCGCGTACGACGGCGGCCGTGAACTCACCCCCGGCACCCCGATGGCACGGCTCCTCGCCGCGGCCCCCCGGCTCGGCGGCCCGGACGACGCGCTCGGCCCCGACGCCGTGACGGCGGCCGTCGCCGCGCACCGGCCGGAGGCCGTACGGGCGGCGGCACGGGCCGCGTTCGCCGAACAGGGGCGCGCCCTCGAACGGTTGCGCGCCGAGGTCTACGCGCTGCTCGGCCTGCCCCCGCAGCGCGAACAGCCGACCGCGCGCCTCCTCCCCGATCCCGCGCGCCCCGTCGAACCGGCGGTCTTCACCGTCCGCGCCCGGGTCGAGGGCGCCACCGTGCGCCTGGAACGCCTGCCCGCGCCCCCGGCCGGGGAGCCGGACCGGGACGACGCGTTCCCGCACCGCCACCTCGCGGCGGAGTACGGGGCGGCGGGCACCCGCGAGATCCAGACGGCTGGCGTGGTCCACCGCCGCGCGGCCGCCGGCCCGGGAGAGGCCGGCGCGGTGGCGTGGACGGCCGACGGCTGGACGTCCGCCGTCCTGCGCGAACTGCCGGGCCGGCGCACGGCGGCCGTCCTGTTCCCCGGCGAGGGGCTGTGCCTCGTGCGTACGGGCGGGCCTGACGGTCCGCTGCTCGCGGTGCGCGCCGAACCGGCGTACGCGGACGGCCGGGTCCATCGCGCCGATCCGGCCGCCGTCGTGAGCGCCGTCCACGCCTGGCGCACGACGGACGCGCGCGGGGCGGCGGACCGCGCCGATCTCGTCTGCGCGATCGGCGACCGCTCCTACACCGTGCACGTCTCCCCCGCCGCCCGGGACGCCGCCGCCCGCCCGGTCTGA
- a CDS encoding YrdB family protein — MGFTRGGPPLARIALGVGAPLTAAVVWGLFAAPRARFDVPLPAVLAVKAAFFLAAVLALYAMRHPSAAVALALVVTANIAVATAGR; from the coding sequence TTGGGGTTCACCCGGGGCGGGCCGCCGCTCGCGCGGATCGCGCTCGGCGTCGGCGCGCCGCTGACGGCCGCCGTGGTCTGGGGCCTGTTCGCCGCGCCGAGGGCCAGGTTCGACGTACCGCTCCCGGCCGTGCTCGCCGTGAAGGCCGCCTTCTTCCTCGCCGCGGTACTGGCCCTGTACGCGATGCGGCACCCGTCGGCCGCGGTGGCCCTGGCCCTCGTTGTCACGGCCAACATCGCCGTCGCCACGGCGGGGCGCTGA
- a CDS encoding MarR family transcriptional regulator yields the protein MATDRFAAALAPMDLKPKHAGLLTVLQRGGTASQLDVARTMGVAPSLVVSLADHLQALGAVRRTRDPADRRRQVLELTDRGRELLAGCLDAARAVDDGLTASLTPGELSALAGGLAVLAAANGLPH from the coding sequence GTGGCCACCGACCGCTTCGCCGCCGCGCTGGCGCCGATGGACCTCAAGCCCAAGCACGCCGGGCTGCTGACCGTGCTTCAGCGGGGCGGTACCGCCTCGCAGCTCGATGTCGCCCGCACGATGGGGGTCGCCCCGAGCCTCGTGGTCTCCCTGGCCGACCATCTGCAGGCGCTGGGCGCGGTCCGGCGCACACGCGACCCCGCCGACCGCCGCCGTCAGGTCCTCGAACTCACCGACCGCGGACGGGAACTGCTGGCCGGCTGCCTCGACGCGGCCCGCGCCGTCGACGACGGTCTCACCGCGTCACTGACGCCCGGCGAACTCTCCGCCCTCGCCGGGGGCCTCGCCGTCCTGGCGGCCGCCAACGGTCTCCCGCACTGA
- a CDS encoding NB-ARC domain-containing protein, which yields MAIHIPPQLSPFIDRDGERADALRAAEVSEAAGRPLCVAVSGLAGIGKTALAFELVRHAPRDRFPGGVTHLDLDDLRRDGVVEVADVLGDVMRQLGADPRGFEPGLAGRARQYQELTRTRRVAVVLDNARWDTEVVPLLPASGGSLLVVTSHGPLTGLPDGDVLSLDLGPLDDAHAAELLRSVVRDPRLDDADGVAAVVRLCAGLPAALHVAARALRDHRRRTLERLVPRLTVELDERGLPMVERVWDAAYASLAPDAALLYRLLADLPGGSSAAEAAVALLGRGAEAGDDALDDLRNAGLLTVAAEERFRLPDLLRAHARRRARADGAGADAERDAAVTRIVRWYLRQAREADRIAAGDRLTVGESVPELPGAPDVVFGAAAPDGASRAYAWLESERHALHACVRLAHARGMDGEVWSLCEPLWTHFLHNPHYADAVDAFRLGVLSAARAGNARALVRMRCQLARPLWEQDRLAEAEEELDHALAAARLLGTGRRTGNWPLPHWSSAAW from the coding sequence ATGGCAATCCACATCCCGCCCCAGCTCTCGCCCTTCATCGACCGGGACGGTGAGCGGGCGGACGCCCTGCGGGCCGCCGAGGTGTCCGAGGCGGCCGGCCGCCCGCTGTGCGTCGCGGTGTCGGGGCTCGCCGGGATCGGCAAGACGGCCCTTGCCTTCGAACTGGTCCGGCACGCGCCCCGCGACCGCTTCCCCGGCGGGGTCACCCACCTCGACCTGGACGACCTGCGCCGCGACGGCGTCGTGGAGGTCGCCGACGTCCTGGGCGACGTGATGCGTCAACTCGGCGCCGACCCGCGCGGCTTCGAACCGGGCCTCGCCGGACGCGCCCGCCAGTACCAGGAGCTGACCCGCACCCGCCGCGTCGCCGTCGTCCTGGACAACGCCCGCTGGGACACGGAGGTCGTCCCGCTGCTGCCCGCGTCCGGCGGCAGCCTCCTCGTCGTGACGAGCCACGGCCCGCTCACCGGCCTGCCCGACGGCGACGTCCTGTCCCTCGACCTCGGCCCGCTGGACGACGCACACGCCGCCGAACTCCTCCGCTCCGTCGTGCGGGACCCGCGCCTGGACGATGCGGACGGCGTCGCGGCCGTCGTACGCCTGTGCGCCGGGCTGCCCGCCGCCCTCCACGTCGCCGCCCGCGCGCTGCGCGACCACCGCCGCCGCACGCTGGAACGCCTCGTCCCGCGCCTCACCGTTGAACTCGACGAGAGGGGCCTGCCCATGGTCGAGCGGGTCTGGGACGCCGCCTACGCCTCGCTCGCCCCGGACGCGGCGCTGTTGTACCGGCTCCTCGCCGATCTGCCCGGCGGTTCCTCCGCGGCGGAGGCGGCCGTCGCGCTCCTCGGCCGGGGCGCCGAGGCGGGGGACGACGCGCTGGACGACCTGCGCAACGCGGGGCTCCTCACCGTCGCCGCCGAGGAGCGTTTCCGGCTCCCCGACCTGCTGCGCGCCCACGCCCGCCGCCGGGCGCGGGCGGACGGCGCCGGCGCGGACGCCGAACGGGACGCCGCCGTCACGCGGATCGTCCGCTGGTACCTGCGGCAGGCGCGGGAGGCCGACCGGATCGCGGCGGGCGACCGTCTCACCGTGGGGGAGTCCGTGCCCGAACTGCCCGGCGCGCCGGACGTGGTGTTCGGTGCCGCCGCCCCGGACGGCGCGTCCCGCGCCTATGCCTGGCTGGAGTCGGAGCGGCACGCGCTCCACGCCTGCGTGCGCCTCGCCCACGCGCGGGGCATGGACGGCGAGGTGTGGTCCCTGTGCGAACCCCTGTGGACCCACTTCCTGCACAACCCCCACTACGCCGACGCCGTCGACGCGTTCCGTCTCGGCGTCCTGTCGGCCGCGCGGGCGGGGAACGCGCGGGCACTGGTCCGCATGCGCTGCCAGTTGGCCCGCCCGCTGTGGGAGCAGGACCGCCTGGCGGAGGCCGAGGAGGAACTCGACCACGCGCTCGCCGCGGCCCGTCTCCTCGGGACGGGCCGGAGGACCGGAAACTGGCCGCTTCCGCACTGGAGTTCAGCGGCATGGTGA
- a CDS encoding iron-siderophore ABC transporter substrate-binding protein, with protein MSTSLTRFRRRAFGLTAAAASLTLVLGACSSDDEDTSSDADSSQDAAGEGAEDGAFPVSIESALGTAEITEKPERVVTLGQGSAETAIALGTTPVGIESYEWGSDETGYLPWIHEAVTEAGDELPTQFTGGEDIDIDAILELEPDVILAPWSGITQDQYDILSDIAPTVAYPDLPWSTDWDQQIELISQALGQPERGQELITEVEDELAAAAETRPEYADVTFSYIYTSGPGTLGVFLPDEQRVKMVSSLGLTVDPVVDTFEETEGTDSALIGLENADKLADSDLVFTFYTDEETRREIEAQPLYASIPAVERGGIVASDDTSFVTASSIINPLTVPWVIDRYLPLIDEAVATIDG; from the coding sequence ATGTCCACCAGCCTCACCCGCTTCCGGAGACGCGCGTTCGGCCTGACGGCCGCCGCCGCGTCCCTCACCCTCGTCCTCGGCGCCTGCTCGTCCGACGACGAGGACACGTCGTCGGACGCCGACTCCTCGCAGGACGCGGCCGGCGAGGGCGCGGAGGACGGGGCGTTCCCGGTCAGCATCGAGAGCGCGCTCGGCACGGCCGAGATCACCGAGAAGCCGGAACGCGTCGTGACGCTCGGGCAGGGTTCGGCGGAGACGGCGATCGCCCTCGGCACGACCCCCGTCGGCATCGAGAGCTACGAGTGGGGCAGCGACGAGACCGGCTACCTGCCGTGGATCCACGAGGCGGTGACCGAGGCCGGCGACGAGCTGCCGACGCAGTTCACCGGCGGCGAGGACATCGACATCGACGCCATCCTCGAACTGGAGCCGGACGTCATCCTCGCGCCCTGGTCCGGCATCACGCAGGACCAGTACGACATCCTGTCCGACATCGCGCCGACCGTGGCCTACCCCGACCTGCCGTGGAGCACCGACTGGGACCAGCAGATCGAGCTGATCTCCCAGGCCCTCGGCCAGCCGGAGCGCGGCCAGGAGCTGATCACCGAGGTCGAGGACGAGTTGGCGGCCGCCGCCGAGACGCGGCCCGAGTACGCGGACGTGACGTTCTCGTACATCTACACGTCGGGTCCCGGCACGCTCGGCGTGTTCCTGCCGGACGAGCAGCGCGTGAAGATGGTGTCGTCGCTCGGCCTCACCGTCGACCCGGTGGTGGACACGTTCGAGGAGACCGAGGGCACCGACTCGGCGCTCATCGGCCTGGAGAACGCCGACAAGCTCGCCGACAGCGACCTCGTCTTCACCTTCTACACCGACGAGGAGACGCGCCGCGAGATCGAGGCGCAGCCGCTGTACGCGTCGATCCCGGCCGTCGAGCGCGGCGGCATCGTGGCGAGTGACGACACGTCGTTCGTGACCGCCTCGTCCATCATCAACCCGCTGACGGTGCCGTGGGTGATCGACCGGTACCTGCCGCTCATCGACGAGGCCGTCGCCACCATCGACGGATGA
- a CDS encoding iron chelate uptake ABC transporter family permease subunit, whose translation MTTAPTQVPPSGARVAAPAKGRAPGTARRAFLLLAAVAALAVAVLASVMFGSRSTPLGDVLDVVRGQADPYITTVVESRYPRTALGVLAGVTLAVAGTLMQGITRNPLADPGLLGINTGASAGVVTATAYLGVSGQAATVWWALPGALVAGVLLQVIGSSGGGNLVRLVLAGAVISAVLSAYIQAVTLSKPKVFDSYRYWVVGALGGRDFDVLWAVLPFAVAGLVLALVMAPGLNALALGDESATSLGANPVWLRVGGLVAATLLSASATAAVGPIAFVGLAVPHVARALAGIDFRAQLVFSAVLGPTLLLFADVVGRVLLRPQELMVGVVTAFVGAPALLFAVRRMKGTT comes from the coding sequence ATGACGACCGCACCGACCCAGGTCCCGCCGAGCGGTGCCCGCGTCGCCGCCCCCGCGAAGGGGCGCGCGCCGGGCACCGCTCGACGGGCGTTCCTGCTGCTGGCCGCCGTCGCGGCGCTGGCCGTCGCGGTGCTGGCGAGCGTCATGTTCGGCAGCAGGTCGACGCCGCTCGGTGACGTGCTCGACGTGGTGCGCGGCCAGGCCGACCCGTACATCACGACGGTCGTCGAGAGCCGCTACCCGCGCACCGCGCTCGGCGTGCTGGCCGGCGTCACGCTGGCGGTCGCCGGGACGCTGATGCAGGGCATCACGCGCAACCCGCTGGCCGACCCCGGCCTCCTCGGGATCAACACGGGCGCCTCGGCCGGTGTCGTGACGGCGACGGCCTACCTCGGCGTGTCCGGGCAGGCCGCCACCGTGTGGTGGGCGCTGCCCGGCGCGCTGGTGGCCGGGGTGCTGCTCCAGGTCATCGGCTCGTCCGGCGGCGGGAACCTCGTGCGGCTCGTACTGGCCGGTGCCGTGATCTCGGCCGTCCTCTCCGCGTACATCCAGGCCGTGACGCTGAGCAAGCCGAAGGTGTTCGACAGCTACCGGTACTGGGTCGTGGGCGCCCTCGGCGGGCGGGACTTCGACGTGCTGTGGGCCGTCCTCCCGTTCGCGGTGGCCGGTCTCGTCCTGGCGCTGGTCATGGCGCCGGGGCTCAACGCGCTCGCGCTCGGCGACGAGTCGGCCACCTCGCTCGGCGCGAACCCCGTGTGGCTGCGCGTCGGCGGGCTCGTCGCGGCGACGCTGCTGAGCGCGTCGGCGACGGCGGCGGTCGGGCCGATCGCGTTCGTCGGGCTCGCCGTCCCGCACGTCGCGCGGGCGCTGGCCGGGATCGACTTCCGCGCGCAGCTCGTGTTCTCGGCGGTCCTCGGGCCGACGCTGCTGCTGTTCGCCGACGTGGTCGGGCGGGTGCTGCTGCGGCCGCAGGAGTTGATGGTGGGCGTGGTGACGGCGTTCGTGGGGGCGCCGGCGCTGCTGTTCGCCGTGCGCAGGATGAAGGGGACGACATGA
- a CDS encoding iron chelate uptake ABC transporter family permease subunit, whose protein sequence is MTAGGREGRGVVTVGRAVALPVARAHLVAGAVLLVLLVAASAATLSLGRLGIPLADLPRAITGGADGVDAFVIERLRGPRLVTGMGTGAALGLSGALFQSVTRNPLGSPDVIGLTSGAGAGAALVALMAPGTVPVSLGAMAGAAAAMVLVYVSTGTGFRNPGRLVVAGIGVAAMATAFTQYVVYAMERDRAAVLSAYVNGSLSARAWEDAATIGLVLLVTVPLALLLARRMEIGEMGDEIADALGAEPQRTRVAAVVLSIVLSAGAVSVAGPIAFISLTAPQIARRLTRGTGAHLTLAALTGALLLVLADLAAQQLPIDDGLPVGIYTMAIGGAYLGWLLTREWKRGSL, encoded by the coding sequence ATGACGGCGGGCGGACGCGAGGGGCGCGGCGTGGTCACGGTCGGACGGGCCGTGGCACTGCCGGTCGCGCGGGCGCACCTGGTCGCCGGCGCCGTGCTCCTCGTGCTGCTGGTCGCCGCTTCGGCCGCGACGTTGTCGCTGGGCCGACTCGGCATACCGCTGGCCGACCTGCCGCGCGCCATCACGGGCGGCGCGGACGGCGTGGACGCGTTCGTGATCGAGCGGCTGCGCGGCCCGCGCCTGGTCACGGGCATGGGGACGGGCGCGGCACTCGGCCTGTCCGGCGCGCTGTTCCAGTCGGTGACGCGGAACCCGCTGGGCAGCCCCGACGTCATCGGCCTCACGTCGGGCGCGGGCGCAGGCGCGGCGCTGGTCGCCCTGATGGCGCCGGGCACGGTTCCGGTGTCGCTGGGCGCGATGGCGGGCGCCGCCGCCGCGATGGTGCTGGTGTACGTCTCGACCGGCACGGGGTTCCGCAACCCGGGGCGGCTCGTCGTGGCCGGCATCGGTGTCGCCGCGATGGCGACGGCGTTCACCCAGTACGTCGTGTACGCGATGGAACGGGACCGCGCCGCCGTGCTGTCGGCGTACGTCAACGGCAGCCTGTCCGCCCGGGCCTGGGAGGACGCCGCGACGATCGGCCTCGTGCTGCTGGTCACCGTCCCCCTGGCGCTGCTGCTGGCGCGGCGGATGGAGATCGGCGAGATGGGCGACGAGATCGCCGACGCGCTGGGCGCCGAGCCGCAGCGGACGCGCGTCGCGGCGGTCGTGCTGTCGATCGTGCTGTCGGCGGGGGCGGTGAGCGTGGCCGGGCCGATCGCGTTCATCTCGCTGACCGCGCCGCAGATCGCGCGCCGCCTCACCCGGGGCACGGGCGCGCACCTGACGCTGGCCGCGCTGACCGGCGCCCTGCTGCTGGTGCTCGCCGACCTGGCGGCCCAGCAGTTGCCGATCGACGACGGCCTGCCCGTCGGGATCTACACGATGGCCATCGGCGGGGCGTACCTCGGGTGGCTGCTGACGCGTGAGTGGAAGAGGGGAAGCCTGTGA